From the genome of Pseudoxanthomonas sp.:
GCGTGGCGGTGGGACCGGCCTGCAGCGTGGACGGCACGCCCTGGCTGGTCAGCAGCAGCGTCCACACCAGGCACAGTGGCAGCATGAAGCGCACGCTGGCGCGGATCACGTCGGCGTAGTAATTGCCCACGTTGATGCTGCGGTCGTCGCCCTCGCTGCGGCGCGCGTCATCGGGGAAGAACCCGCGCAGCGTCGCCACTGCCAGGGCCAGGCCCATCAGCGGCGTCACCACCTGCAGGCCGACGATGCCGGTCATCTGCGACAGATACGACAGCTGCGCCTGGCCCGAGTAATGCTGCTGGTTGGTGTTGGTCAGGAACGACACCACCGTGTGCAGCGCGGTATCCCAGCGCATGTTGGGAATCGCATCGGGATTGAGCGGCAGCCATGCCTGGGTCATGAACACGACCCAGGTCAGTCCGCCGACGATGGCATTGCTCAGCAGGAACGCGCCGACATAGCCGCGCCAGGACATGCCGCGGCCGGGCCGGGTGCCCAACAGCGCGTACAGCGGCTTTTCGATCAGGCCGAAGACGCGATCGCCGCGCATCGGCGCACCGCGCATCACCCGCGCCAGGTACAGGCCCAGCGGCCAGGCCAACGCGATGGCGATGACGAACAGGAGAAGGGTTTGGGTCATGTCGGCGTCCTCAGAAGTCTTCAGGACGCAGCACGACGTACAGCAGGTAGGCGGCGGCAATCAGCACCAGCGCACCGCAGAACAACGCAAGCCAGCCAGGCATGGCACATCTCCAGATCAGAAGGACGCTTGCACGGCCGCTTCCACGCGCGACCCGGCCAGGCCGGGGAACAGCGCGCGGGCGGCATGGTCGGTGTCGTGCCAGGTCACGCGCAGTTCGAACGGGGCCTTGAACGCCCACACCGCGCCGAGCTGGGCGTGCGAGTAGCTGTCGCCATAGGCGTTGTCTAGCCAGTAGTGGCCGACCGCGCCTTCGATGCGCCAGGCCTCGCCCAGCGGCACGCGCGTCCCGAGCTGCGCGTAGGTGCCGGTCGCGTCGGTGGCGAGCACGTCGTTGGACCAGCCGACCTGCAGCCAGCTGTGCTGCTTCCAGGTCAGCGTCGCGCCCAGCTCGGTCCAGTCGAGATCGACCGTGGTCGACGGATAGCGGTAATGGGTCAGGCTGGTATCGAGGGTCCAGTCCGTCGACAGCGCGCCGCTCCAGCCAACGACCAGATCCAGTTCGCTGCTGGCATGGGTCTCAGGCGAAAACTCGACGTTCGAGCCCCAGGCCGATGCGTAGATGCCGCTGTCGGCGGCCCACTTCACCCCGGCCTGCGTGGAGAAATCGCCCTGGGTCTGGGTGGTCCCGCGCCAGACGTAATCGTTGGTCAGGGTGGCATTGCCCGAGAGCGTTGAAGCCTGCGCGGCCGGGCCGAACAGGGAAGCCGCCGCCAGGCCGATGGCCGGCAGCGCGCGTTTGAACTGACGCACACACATGTTGTTGTCACCCCAGGCGGAACCGCTCCGCCGCAAGGTCGCCATGGTCCGGCCGCGCTGCGTAAAGTCTCCACGGCACACACGACCGCCCGGCGTAAAGAATGCATAAATTCCACGCGCTCCGGCGTGTCCAAGGCTGTTATCGAATGCAGTCGATGCCGCGTATCGAAGACTTCATGCAGCACCGCTTGCACCGGCATGGTCGCCGTTACGCGTGCCACGCCTCCAGTGGACCTCACGCACCGCGGTGCACCCTGCAACGCCTATGTCCATCTTCATTTGCCGGAACCCGGCGCCGGGTTGCGCTGGTCGATGACGAAATCTGCTCGGGCGACCAGGCCATGGCCCGGGGTCAGCTGGTGCAGTCTTCGGCCGTACTGACGAATGCCGCAAGCGACGATGCCTTGCCGGATGTTGACGCGGCTTTGAGCCATTCCGTCAGCGCGGGCCAAGGAGACTTTTTGACAACATCGACA
Proteins encoded in this window:
- a CDS encoding potassium-transporting ATPase subunit F; translation: MPGWLALFCGALVLIAAAYLLYVVLRPEDF
- a CDS encoding TorF family putative porin, translating into MRQFKRALPAIGLAAASLFGPAAQASTLSGNATLTNDYVWRGTTQTQGDFSTQAGVKWAADSGIYASAWGSNVEFSPETHASSELDLVVGWSGALSTDWTLDTSLTHYRYPSTTVDLDWTELGATLTWKQHSWLQVGWSNDVLATDATGTYAQLGTRVPLGEAWRIEGAVGHYWLDNAYGDSYSHAQLGAVWAFKAPFELRVTWHDTDHAARALFPGLAGSRVEAAVQASF